The following coding sequences are from one Anolis sagrei isolate rAnoSag1 chromosome 6, rAnoSag1.mat, whole genome shotgun sequence window:
- the MYL11 gene encoding myosin regulatory light chain 11: MAPKKAKRRGAAEGGSSNVFSMFDQTQIQEFKEAFTVIDQNRDGIIDKEDLRDTFAAMGRLNVKNEELDAMIKEASGPINFTVFLTMFGEKLKGADPEDVIIGAFKVLDPEGKGTVKKQFLEELLTTQCDRFTPEEIKNMWQAFPPDVAGNVDYKNICYVITHGEDKEGE, translated from the exons ATG GCCCCCAAGAAGGCAAAGAGAAGGGGAGCAGCTGAAGGAGGAAGCTCAAATGTCTTCTCCATGTTCGACCAAACACAAATCCAGGAGTTCAAAGAG GCTTTCACCGTCATTGACCAGAACAGAGATGGAATCATCGATAAGGAAGACCTGAGAGATACATTTGCTGCTATGG GGCGTTTGAACGTGAAGAATGAGGAGTTGGATGCCATGATCAAAGAGGCCAGTGGCCCAATCAACTTCACTGTCTTCCTCACCATGTTTGGGGAGAAGCTGAAGG GTGCTGATCCCGAGGACGTAATCATTGGCGCCTTTAAAGTCCTGGACCCTGAGGGCAAGGGCACTGTGAAGAAGCAATT CTTGGAAGAACTTCTGACCACTCAGTGTGACAGGTTCACCCCAGAAGAG ATCAAGAACATGTGGCAAGCCTTCCCCCCAGATGTAGCCGGCAACGTTGACTACAAGAACATTTGCTATGTCATCACACACGGAGAGGACAAGGAAGGGGAATAA